The following proteins are co-located in the Xiphophorus hellerii strain 12219 chromosome 2, Xiphophorus_hellerii-4.1, whole genome shotgun sequence genome:
- the nutf2 gene encoding nuclear transport factor 2, whose protein sequence is MAEQPLWEQIGSSFVQHYYQMFDSDRSQLGSIYIDTSCLTWEGQPYQGKIAIVEKLTSLPFTKIAHSITAQDHQPTPDNCILSMVVGQLKADEDPIMGFHQSFILKNINDAWVCTNDMFRLAIHNFG, encoded by the exons ATGGCGGAGCAGCCTCTGTGGGAGCAGATAGGCTCCAGCTTTGTGCAGCACTACTACCAGATGTTTGACTCGGACAGATCGCAGCTCGGATCAATATAT ATCGATACGTCATGCCTTACATGGGAAGGACAGCCCTACCAGGGAAAAATAGCAATTGTTGAGAAGCTCACT AGTCTCCCCTTCACAAAAATAGCGCATAGTATAACAGCGCAGGACCACCAGCCAACTCCAGACAACTGCATCTTGAGTATGGTCGTAGGACAGCTAAAG GCGGATGAGGACCCCATCATGGGTTTCCATCAGAGTTTCATCCTGAAGAACATTAATGATGCTTGGGTGTGCACCAATGACATGTTCAGGCTGGCCATCCACAACTTTGGCTAG